Proteins found in one Actinokineospora alba genomic segment:
- a CDS encoding GNAT family N-acetyltransferase, which produces MRVLSCPEVETPPEFRDQVLRMQHQAWPGGRTSLTHDPVLRPVSMLLVDADVVVAALDVLAKEIVHAGQVYSAAGLSTVVTRQDIRGRGHGRVLVSAARDAIAERGFDIGLFTCDRPLQGFYESAGWRPLPGTVLVGGTVEAPFASDQPGFDKVTMADFFSEAAKRNQSAFHGARVGLYSGEIDKLW; this is translated from the coding sequence GTGCGTGTCCTGTCGTGTCCCGAAGTGGAGACGCCGCCCGAGTTTCGTGACCAGGTCCTGCGGATGCAGCACCAGGCATGGCCGGGCGGGCGGACTTCGCTGACGCACGACCCGGTGCTGCGTCCGGTGTCGATGCTGCTGGTGGACGCCGACGTGGTGGTCGCCGCGTTGGACGTCCTGGCCAAGGAAATCGTCCACGCGGGACAGGTCTACTCCGCCGCCGGACTGAGCACTGTCGTCACCCGGCAGGACATTCGCGGTCGCGGGCACGGTCGCGTGCTCGTGTCGGCGGCGCGCGACGCCATCGCGGAGCGCGGCTTCGATATCGGGCTCTTCACGTGCGACAGACCACTTCAGGGTTTCTACGAGAGCGCCGGATGGCGACCGCTGCCAGGCACAGTGCTCGTCGGCGGAACGGTCGAGGCGCCGTTCGCCAGTGACCAGCCCGGGTTCGACAAGGTGACGATGGCGGACTTCTTCTCCGAAGCGGCCAAGCGGAACCAGTCGGCATTCCACGGTGCGCGCGTGGGCCTGTACTCCGGGGAGATCGACAAACTGTGGTGA
- a CDS encoding S1 family peptidase, translating into MRTTIRHTLVVTAAALAVAGVVPGTAAATDLAASRSVQQLEELKTRLDNGTPGTAWAVDPATNQVVITADSSVRAADFGRLVAMAAGSGGAARVERTAGTFAPLTTGGDAIYGGGYRCSLGFNVRSGSTYYFLTAGHCTNSASAWYSNSSQTTKLGDRTGSSFPGNDYGIVKYTNTSVTISGSVGGQDIASAGNAYIGESVSRRGSTTGTRSGTVTGLNATVHYSGGGTVKGMIQTNVCAEPGDSGGPLYDRSIALGLTSGGSGNCRTGGTTFYQPVTEALSRYGVSVF; encoded by the coding sequence ATGAGAACCACCATCCGACACACCCTCGTCGTCACGGCGGCGGCGCTCGCGGTCGCGGGCGTCGTCCCCGGCACGGCCGCGGCCACCGACCTGGCCGCGTCGCGCAGTGTGCAGCAGCTCGAAGAACTCAAGACCCGGCTCGACAACGGCACGCCCGGCACGGCGTGGGCGGTGGACCCGGCGACCAACCAGGTCGTGATCACCGCCGACAGTTCCGTGCGCGCGGCGGACTTCGGCCGATTAGTGGCCATGGCGGCCGGGTCCGGCGGCGCGGCCAGGGTCGAGCGGACGGCGGGCACGTTCGCCCCGCTCACCACCGGCGGCGACGCCATCTACGGCGGCGGGTACCGCTGCTCGCTCGGGTTCAACGTCCGCAGCGGCAGCACGTACTACTTCCTCACCGCCGGGCACTGCACGAACTCGGCGTCGGCGTGGTACTCGAACTCCAGCCAGACGACCAAACTGGGTGACCGCACCGGTTCCAGCTTCCCGGGCAACGACTACGGCATCGTGAAGTACACCAACACGTCCGTCACGATCTCCGGTTCCGTTGGTGGACAAGACATCGCCTCGGCGGGCAACGCCTACATCGGCGAGTCGGTCAGCCGCCGCGGCAGCACCACGGGCACCAGGAGCGGCACGGTGACCGGTCTGAACGCCACCGTGCACTACTCGGGCGGAGGCACGGTCAAGGGCATGATCCAGACCAACGTGTGCGCCGAACCGGGCGACAGCGGCGGCCCGCTCTACGACCGCTCGATCGCGCTGGGTCTCACCTCCGGTGGCAGCGGCAACTGCCGCACCGGCGGGACCACGTTCTACCAGCCGGTCACCGAAGCCCTGAGCAGGTACGGCGTCTCGGTGTTCTAG
- a CDS encoding SAM-dependent methyltransferase — translation MDLPRSFTIRESSHRVINPITGEKLATMGRALRLPAGTTALDLCCGKGELLCTWARDHGVSGVGVDISTVFLDAARERAVELGVADRVAFRHDDAAGFVSDEPVDLVACVGATWIGGGVTGTIELLDRSLRPGGLMLVGEPYWRLAPPDQATVEACYATQDDEWRSLAELVAHFNGLGWDVVEMVLADGDSWDRYVAAQWLNVRRWLDDNPYDELAPELRADLSESQIRYTRYLREYLGWGLFALMKR, via the coding sequence GTGGATCTTCCACGTAGTTTCACCATCCGCGAGAGCAGCCACCGGGTCATCAACCCGATCACCGGCGAGAAGCTCGCCACCATGGGCCGGGCGCTGCGCCTGCCCGCAGGGACGACCGCGCTCGACCTGTGCTGCGGCAAGGGCGAACTGCTCTGCACCTGGGCCCGCGACCACGGCGTCAGCGGTGTCGGCGTCGACATCAGCACCGTGTTCCTCGACGCCGCCCGCGAGCGCGCCGTCGAACTGGGGGTGGCCGACCGGGTCGCCTTCAGGCATGACGACGCGGCGGGTTTCGTGTCCGACGAACCGGTCGATCTGGTGGCCTGCGTCGGCGCGACCTGGATCGGCGGCGGCGTGACCGGCACGATCGAGTTGCTCGACCGCAGCCTGCGGCCGGGCGGCCTGATGCTGGTCGGTGAGCCGTACTGGCGGCTGGCCCCACCGGACCAGGCGACCGTCGAAGCCTGCTACGCCACCCAGGACGACGAGTGGCGGTCGCTGGCCGAACTGGTCGCGCACTTCAACGGCCTCGGCTGGGACGTCGTCGAGATGGTCCTCGCCGACGGCGACAGCTGGGACCGCTACGTCGCCGCCCAGTGGCTCAATGTCCGCCGCTGGCTCGACGACAACCCCTATGACGAGTTGGCGCCGGAGCTGCGCGCGGATCTGAGCGAGTCGCAAATCCGCTACACCCGTTACCTGCGCGAATACCTCGGCTGGGGTCTGTTCGCCTTGATGAAGCGGTAG
- a CDS encoding maleylpyruvate isomerase family mycothiol-dependent enzyme, translating into MTTMTNTAPRRPGLERRTAARLAETEYQRFVDVLRTLTPDEWATPTECPGWDVRAMAGHALGMAEMAASPLESARQQRAARKRDGVLIDALTALQVEEHAHLSTAEVVARFAAVAPKAARARRRVPGLLRRAAVSSGTEHAEKWTVAYMMDVILTRDPWMHRMDIHRAVGSTPVLTAEHDGALVADVVEEWAGRHGQPFTLVLSGPAGGEWSHGGPELRLDAVEFCRFLSGRAPGEGLLAVEVPF; encoded by the coding sequence ATGACCACCATGACCAATACCGCGCCCCGCAGACCGGGCCTGGAACGCCGGACGGCCGCACGGCTCGCCGAGACCGAGTACCAGCGCTTCGTCGATGTGCTGCGAACCCTCACCCCCGACGAGTGGGCGACACCGACCGAATGTCCCGGGTGGGACGTGCGCGCGATGGCCGGACACGCCTTGGGGATGGCCGAGATGGCGGCCTCCCCGCTCGAGAGCGCCCGCCAGCAGCGCGCGGCCCGCAAGCGCGACGGCGTCCTCATCGACGCGCTGACGGCCCTCCAAGTCGAGGAGCACGCTCACCTGAGCACGGCCGAGGTCGTCGCACGGTTCGCCGCTGTGGCACCGAAAGCGGCGCGCGCTCGGCGTCGCGTCCCCGGCCTGCTCCGCCGCGCGGCCGTGTCCAGCGGCACCGAGCACGCCGAGAAGTGGACGGTGGCCTACATGATGGACGTGATCCTGACCCGTGACCCGTGGATGCACCGGATGGACATCCACCGCGCGGTGGGCAGCACACCGGTGCTCACCGCCGAGCACGACGGCGCGCTCGTGGCCGACGTCGTCGAGGAGTGGGCGGGCCGACACGGGCAGCCGTTCACCCTGGTGCTCTCCGGCCCGGCGGGCGGCGAGTGGTCACACGGCGGACCGGAACTGCGGCTCGACGCGGTGGAGTTCTGCCGGTTCCTGTCCGGCAGAGCGCCCGGGGAAGGGCTGCTGGCAGTGGAAGTCCCGTTCTGA
- a CDS encoding TetR/AcrR family transcriptional regulator, producing MSVLPNRDRQAERREATRREIVEAAWEIARAEGLSSVTLREVAARVGMRSPSLYTHFASKNAIYDAMFGEAWSEFLQVTLERTASLPKAPRVALLAMSETFFDFAVADLARFQLMNQRVIPDFQPSPESYAPSVATLERLREVLDRLGVDQPEAVDLYVSLVGGLVDSQLANDPGGDRWRRLLPRAMDMFADHLGLPGPPLRSTQRST from the coding sequence ATGAGCGTTCTACCTAATCGCGATAGGCAAGCCGAACGGCGTGAGGCGACTCGGCGGGAGATCGTCGAGGCCGCGTGGGAGATCGCGCGCGCGGAAGGCCTGTCGTCGGTGACCTTGCGCGAGGTCGCCGCGCGAGTCGGGATGCGCTCACCGTCGCTCTACACCCATTTCGCGTCCAAGAACGCGATCTACGACGCGATGTTCGGCGAGGCCTGGTCGGAGTTCCTGCAGGTCACCCTGGAGCGGACGGCGAGCCTGCCGAAAGCGCCGAGGGTGGCACTGCTGGCCATGTCCGAGACCTTCTTCGACTTCGCCGTGGCCGACCTCGCCCGGTTCCAGCTGATGAACCAGCGGGTGATCCCGGACTTCCAGCCCAGCCCGGAGTCCTACGCGCCGTCGGTCGCCACCCTGGAGCGACTGCGCGAGGTGCTCGACCGGCTCGGCGTGGACCAACCCGAGGCCGTGGATCTGTATGTGTCGCTGGTCGGCGGCCTGGTCGATTCCCAGCTGGCCAACGATCCCGGGGGCGACCGGTGGCGACGGTTGCTCCCCCGCGCGATGGACATGTTCGCCGACCACCTGGGCCTGCCCGGCCCGCCACTGAGGAGCACACAGAGGAGCACTTGA
- a CDS encoding DUF4180 domain-containing protein produces MMTVNDVSLAVCASDGPALARDSDATDLLGELWGQDVDMIVIPTTRLADDFFVLSTRVAGEIIQKFVNYRMRVTVLGDMAEHLARSEAMASFVRESNRGTHLWFVPTLDELTERLNRP; encoded by the coding sequence ATGATGACCGTCAACGACGTCTCCCTGGCCGTGTGCGCGAGCGACGGCCCCGCGCTGGCCCGCGACAGCGACGCCACGGACCTCCTCGGGGAGCTCTGGGGCCAGGACGTCGACATGATCGTCATCCCGACGACCCGGCTCGCCGACGACTTCTTCGTCCTGAGCACCCGGGTCGCGGGCGAGATCATCCAGAAATTCGTCAACTACCGGATGCGGGTGACCGTCCTGGGCGACATGGCCGAGCACCTCGCCCGCAGCGAGGCCATGGCGTCCTTCGTCCGCGAGTCGAACCGCGGGACGCACCTGTGGTTCGTGCCGACGCTCGACGAGCTCACCGAGCGCCTGAACCGCCCTTGA
- the mobA gene encoding molybdenum cofactor guanylyltransferase: MDSWAAVILAGGRASRMDGRDKVAIEVDGVTLLARAVDAAAGADPIVVVGKRRPVPRPVVWTVEDEPGSGPVAAIAAGIAPLPDDPDLPVVLLAADLPRLTPATLARLTGSLGSTGVLLVDADGRDQWLLSAWRLGVLRAALPERPEGMALRKVLGGLDPLRVPAVADEAADVDTPEDLSRFTS, translated from the coding sequence ATGGATTCCTGGGCCGCGGTCATCCTCGCGGGCGGTCGCGCGTCGCGGATGGACGGCCGGGACAAGGTCGCCATCGAGGTCGACGGTGTCACCCTGCTCGCGCGGGCCGTGGACGCCGCGGCGGGCGCCGACCCGATCGTCGTGGTCGGCAAGCGCAGGCCGGTTCCGCGCCCGGTCGTCTGGACCGTCGAGGACGAGCCCGGCTCCGGACCGGTCGCCGCCATCGCCGCGGGCATCGCGCCGCTGCCCGACGACCCGGACCTGCCCGTCGTCCTGCTCGCCGCCGACCTGCCCCGACTCACCCCGGCCACCCTGGCGCGGCTGACCGGCTCCCTGGGAAGCACCGGCGTCCTGCTAGTCGACGCCGACGGGCGCGACCAGTGGCTGCTCAGCGCGTGGCGGCTCGGGGTGCTGCGGGCGGCCCTGCCCGAGCGGCCGGAGGGGATGGCGCTGCGCAAGGTGCTCGGTGGACTCGACCCGCTGCGGGTTCCGGCCGTCGCCGACGAAGCCGCCGATGTGGACACTCCGGAAGACCTTTCCCGCTTCACCAGTTGA
- a CDS encoding AAA family ATPase, translated as MTEPGQVEQEGSTPARDAQLLERTVFEVKRVIVGQDRLVERMLVGLLAKGHLLIEGVPGVAKTLAVETFARVVGGSFSRVQFTPDLVPADILGTRIYRQSSERFDVELGPVVANFVLADEINRAPAKVQSAMLEIMAERHVSIGGQTFPMPDPFLVLATQNPIENEGVYPLPEAQRDRFLFKIIVEYPTAEEEREIVYRMGVTPPEANQVLSPEELRRLQDVASRVFVHHALVDYTVRLVLATRTPAEHGLADVAGWIAYGASPRASLGIVAAARALALVRGRDYVLPQDVVDVVPDVLRHRLVLSYDALADGVPIDHMISRVMQTVPLPQVSARPQAPSGHPAPAGVAGRP; from the coding sequence GTGACCGAGCCTGGGCAGGTCGAGCAAGAGGGCAGCACGCCCGCGCGTGACGCGCAACTGCTCGAACGGACCGTGTTCGAGGTCAAGCGGGTGATCGTCGGGCAGGACCGGCTGGTCGAGCGGATGCTCGTCGGCCTGCTCGCCAAGGGCCACCTGTTGATCGAGGGCGTGCCCGGTGTCGCCAAGACGCTCGCCGTGGAGACCTTCGCGCGCGTCGTCGGAGGATCGTTCTCCCGGGTGCAGTTCACCCCGGACCTGGTGCCCGCCGACATCCTCGGCACCCGCATCTACCGGCAGTCCAGCGAGCGCTTCGACGTCGAGCTCGGCCCGGTCGTGGCCAACTTCGTCCTCGCCGACGAGATCAACCGCGCGCCCGCCAAGGTGCAGTCGGCGATGCTGGAGATCATGGCCGAGCGGCACGTGTCCATCGGCGGTCAGACCTTCCCGATGCCCGACCCGTTCCTGGTGTTGGCCACGCAGAACCCGATCGAGAACGAGGGCGTCTACCCGCTGCCCGAGGCGCAGCGCGACCGGTTCCTCTTCAAGATCATCGTCGAGTACCCGACGGCCGAGGAAGAGCGCGAGATCGTCTACCGGATGGGCGTCACGCCGCCGGAGGCCAACCAGGTCCTCAGCCCCGAGGAGCTGCGCCGCCTGCAGGACGTCGCCTCCAGGGTCTTCGTCCACCACGCGCTCGTCGACTACACCGTCCGGCTCGTGCTGGCCACCCGCACACCCGCCGAGCACGGCCTGGCCGACGTCGCGGGCTGGATCGCCTACGGCGCGTCCCCGCGCGCCAGCCTCGGCATCGTCGCCGCCGCCCGCGCCCTGGCGCTGGTCCGCGGCCGCGACTACGTGCTGCCCCAGGACGTCGTCGACGTCGTGCCCGACGTGCTGCGCCACCGGCTCGTGCTGTCCTACGACGCGCTCGCCGACGGCGTCCCGATCGACCACATGATCTCCCGGGTCATGCAGACCGTCCCGCTGCCGCAGGTCTCGGCGCGGCCGCAGGCGCCCAGCGGGCACCCGGCGCCGGCCGGGGTGGCCGGCAGGCCGTGA